One genomic segment of Triplophysa rosa linkage group LG22, Trosa_1v2, whole genome shotgun sequence includes these proteins:
- the lin54 gene encoding protein lin-54 homolog, whose product MDVVSPELNSLLPDEIMDTEAIAMEEELPAEHLAPPLQSESELTQVPMETEVPEIVTLCTTTTAMQMTATSSDAQCSTISGTQLLLASSGLMTGASSKTTSPGVTQSLSKISSVTIPANHQLIINRVATSPGVDGKPPGTAVLKPEGQKLLVAGLSKTGQPIMLALPQTWNKPATTQGTGDAKTQIKMLTAVGKPVIAVSSASQLLSTSTPLQAQQLKTLQITKKPPVSSAGPMITKLIITKALNNKGLTNPASGAPVVTGRVVTQSTPVTPPRNITIGETTSTVQQNPSGNTKVAISPLKSPGKLTVVSVASGSPNSPQKSVTLPLNVALGQPILAVQQSAATSPAKAGTSLSTAQAVKPVQGVTVAGMGTSQFKTIIPLTTPPNVQQIQVPGSRFHYVRLVTATTGSGTVHTGASTNTNSSIQPAKPVMMNAAVRMSVPIVQAQTVKQVVPKPLTSATQVMTTSQTPQRLIMPATHLPQIQPNLTNLPPGTVLTPAHGSGNMGYAVLPAPYVTQIPQPTFVTLTSRSTFSTNTPIQTQARLSLNGLPTSEATSRQRKPCNCTRSQCLKLYCDCFANGEFCSNCNCVNCFNNLGHESERLKAIKACLDRNPVAFKPKIGKGKEGESDRRHSKGCNCKKSGCLKNYCECYEAKIMCSSICKCMGCKNFEESPERKTLMHLADAAEVRVQQQTAAKTKLSSQISDLLTRTTPAITSGGGKLPYTFVTKEVAEATCDCLLEQVEQAELNNQTAATAERLVLEEFGRCLRRIISFAGKAKTDCPINC is encoded by the exons ATGGATGTGGTATCACCTGAGCTCAACAGCCTCCTCCCTGATGAGATTATGGATACTGAAGCTATCGCAATGGAAGAGGAACTCCCCGCCGAGCATCTCGCACCTCCTCTCCAATCCGAATCGGAGCTGACTCAGGTTCCTATGGAAACGGAGGTGCCTGAAATCGTCACCCTGTGTACGACCACCACAGCTATGCAGATGACCGCAACCTCCAGCGACGCTCAATGTAGCACCATCTCTGGAACTCAACTCCTCCTGGCCTCCTCTGGCCTCATGACTGGCGCCTCCTCCAAAACCACCAGCCCTGGTGTGACTCAGAGCCTCTCAAAAATCTCCAGCGTCACCATCCCGGCCAACCACCAGCTCATCATCAACAGAGTGGCCACCTCCCCTGGCGTGGATGGCAAACCTCCGGGCACTGCTGTGCTCAAGCCAGAGGGTCAGAAACTTCTGGTTGCCGGCCTCAGTAAAACAGGACAGCCCATTATGTTGGCTCTGCCCCAGACTTGGAACAAACCTGCCACCACCCAGGGCACAGGGGATGCCAAAACTCAGATTAAAATGCTGACCGCAGTCGGGAAGCCGGTGATAGCTGTGAGCTCGGCCAGTCAGCTGCTGAGCACCTCCACACCGTTGCAAGCCCAACAGCTGAAGACCCTTCAG ATCACAAAGAAGCCTCCGGTGTCTTCAGCCGGACCAATGATAACAAAGCTCATCATCACAAAGGCTTTAAACAATAAAGGACTGACCAATCCCGCGTCAGGAGCTCCTGTAGTGACTG GTCGGGTTGTTACCCAGAGCACTCCAGTGACGCCACCACGTAACATCACCATCGGTGAGACAACCAGCACTGTGCAGCAGAACCCGTCTGGCAACACCAAAGTGGCCATCTCACCTCTGAAGTCTCCTGGCAAG CTGACTGTTGTTTCAGTGGCCAGTGGGTCTCCAAACTCACCCCAGAAGTCTGTGACGCTCCCTCTGAATGTTGCTTTGGGCCAGCCGATCCTCGCTGTCCAACAGTCTGCTGCCACCTCACCGGCCAAAGCAGGAACCAGCCTGTCCACTGCACAG GCTGTAAAGCCAGTGCAGGGGGTTACTGTGGCAGGGATGGGGACATCTCAGTTTAAGACCATCATCCCCCTCACCACACCACCCAATGTACAGCAGATTCAGGTGCCAGGCAGCCGCTTTCATTACGTACGACTCGTGACCGCCACAACCGGCAGCGGCACCGTGCATACGGGCGCCAGCACCAACACTAACTCTTCTATTCAACCAG CCAAGCCTGTGATGATGAACGCTGCGGTACGGATGTCTGTACCCATCGTACAGGCACAGACTGTTAAACAG GTGGTACCCAAGCCCCTGACATCAGCAACGCAGGTGATGACCACCAGTCAGACCCCCCAGCGCCTCATCATGCCAGCCACACATCTGCCTCAGATCCAGCCCAACCTGACCAATCTTCCTCCGGGCACTGTGCTTACCCCCGCCCACGGCTCTGGGAACATGGGATACGCTGTGTTGCCGGCCCCGTATGTCACACAG ATTCCCCAGCCTACGTTCGTCACTTTAACCAGCAGATCCACCTTCTCGACGAACACGCCAATACAGACCCAAGCCAGGCTTTCTCTCAACGG TTTACCAACATCAGAAGCCACATCCAGGCAGAGAAAACCCTGTAACTGCACACGCTCACAGTGTCTGAAATT GTATTGTGATTGCTTTGCCAATGGGGAGTTTTGTAGTAACTGCAACTGTGTTAACTGCTTCAACAACCTCGGTCATGAGAGTGAAAGACTTAAGGCGATTAAG GCTTGTTTAGACCGAAACCCGGTGGCCTTCAAGCCCAAGATTGGCAAAGGCAAAGAAGGCGAGTCAGACAGGAGACACAGCAAAGGGTGCAACTGTAAAAAATCCGGCTGCCTGAAGAACTACTGCGAGTGTTATGAG GCAAAAATCATGTGCTCGTCAATCTGCAAATGCATGGGCTGTAAGAACTTTGAGGAGAGTCCAGAGAGGAAGACGCTGATGCACCTGGCAGATGCTGCAGAGGTGCGAGTACAGCAGCAAACCGCAGCCAAAACCAAACTGTCATCGCAGATCTCGGATCTGCTCACCAGAACGACTCCAGCCATCACCAGTGGAGGCGGAAA GTTGCCGTACACATTCGTCACGAAGGAAGTGGCCGAGGCGACGTGTGACTGTTTGCTGGAGCAGGTCGAACAGGCGGAGCTCAACAACCAGACTGCGGCCACGGCCGAGCGCCTCGTTCTGGAGGAGTTCGGCCGCTGCCTGAGGAGAATCATCAGTTTTGCCGGTAAAGCCAAGACGGACTGTCCCATTAACTGCTAG
- the LOC130545875 gene encoding uncharacterized protein LOC130545875 isoform X3 — MKGKTLNMEDCLHTSSDNLAKLVKWAHSHGTICTLIPNLKHMLNEGSHGTLTALWGCSAGHAYHWPVATTCKTGNKERMCYQDSRTINTDSIMQASATIHSTSADRFFSNAGKSKGNSSQGDSSQIHDSCDISNCSEPSEMDDNAEEYNNNLYDIVCESSATDEEDDSNHTPNVAHRKRASKGPGPEDCTDPGLKKIKQERGEDYYSVANSQMPSSSEVNRSVSAITQSPKPNTQTRPSSGSAASHKPVDDDPMGFSSLPLENSPASMIKPLRGPPHVNQNKMHINSNPTSSQSMAALTHSGRIDAMGVLHRDEFPKSSLSYGEASIGVNPEMDLLAGQALGTEARGDNAGSHEKMDYAAILKALHEHLIPAAQSSEEQFCPSDLSPNSERYFEERKHLEEFITSIDTITLQNLQTVIDRILVFHERTQMPLSNPARLGEQELFPGSGLYLPHYKLASMLQESRQDSMRLFHLLFEHFFSEEDLNGAVAFGKRGKVPDGKKILDRRRVDGIMSYVLRCSTIDGWTPVESSKLKKACINKCRLRIGQKKKQESSQESFIFCDEQSSGKNDPSYM, encoded by the exons GGGAAGACGCTCAACATGGAGGACTGCTTGCACACTTCATCTGATAACCTTGCTAAACTAGTTAAATGGGCCCACAGTCATGGAACTATCTGCACCCTCATCCCCAACCTCAAACACATGCTCAACGAGGGCTCCCACGGCACCCTCACGGCACTGTGGGGATGCAGCGCTGGCCACGCCTACCACTGGCCAGTGGCTACCACCTGCAAAACAGGAAACAAGGAACGGATGTGTTACCAAGACAGTCGGACCATCAATACGGACAGTATTATGCAGGCGTCCGCCACCATCCACAGCACCTCGGCAGATCGCTTCTTCAGCAATGCCGGAAAAAGCAAAGGCAATTCCAGTCAAGGGGACTCGAGTCAGATCCACGACTCTTGTGACATCTCCAACTGCAGCGAACCTTCGGAGATGGACGACAACGCCGAGGAGTACAATAACAACCTGTACGACATCGTCTGCGAGTCCTCGGCTACCGATGAGGAAGATGACTCGAACCACACCCCGAACGTTGCGCACAGGAAAAGAGCCAGCAAAGGTCCCGGACCCGAGGATTGCACTGATCCAGGGTTGAAAAAGATCAAACAAGAAAGGGGTGAAGACTATTACAGCGTGGCCAATTCGCAGATGCCAAGCAGCTCAGAGGTGAACCGGTCAGTTAGTGCTATCACCCAGTCACCCAAACCAAACACCCAAACCAGACCGTCATCAGGGTCTGCTGCGTCCCACAAACCTGTGGATGATGACCCCATGGGGTTCTCGTCATTACCGCTGGAGAACTCTCCGGCGTCTATGATCAAACCCTTGCGAGGTCCTCCGCACGTTAACCAGAATAAAATGCACATTAACTCGAACCCAACATCCAGTCAAAGTATGGCAGCTTTAACCCACTCTGGACGAATTGACGCTATGGGGGTCCTACACAGGGATGAATTTCCAAAGTCTTCGTTGTCTTATGGAGAAGCTTCGATTGGCGTGAACCCAGAGATGGATCTTCTGGCAGGGCAGGCACTTGGTACAGAAGCTAGAGGAGACAATGCAG GTTCACATGAGAAGATGGATTATGCTGCGATTTTGAAAGCCCTTCATG AACATCTGATCCCAGCCGCACAAAGCTCAGAAGAGCAGTTCTGCCCATCAGATCTCAGTCCAAACAGTGAGAGGTATTTCGAAGAAAGGAAACATCTGGAAGAGTTTATAACGAGCATCG ATACTATAACCCTACAGAACCTGCAGACAGTCATTGACCGAATCCTCGTGTTTCACGAGAGGACGCAGATGCCTCTGTCTAACCCGGCCAGACTGGGCGAGCAGGAGCTGTTTCCAGGAAGTGGACTGTACCTGCCGCACTACAAACTGGCGTCCATGCTGCAGGAGTCCCGGCAGGACAGTATGAGACTCTTTCATCTGCTGTTTGAGCATTTCTTCAGCGAGGAGGACCTTAATGGTGCCGTCGCTTTCGGCAAGAGGGGAAAAGTACCCGACGGCAAAAAGATCCTGGACAGAAGAAGAGTGGATGGCATTATGT CATATGTTCTTCGTTGCTCTACTATAGATGGATGGACACCTGTGGAATCATCTAAGCTGAAGAAGGCCTGCATTAACAAATGTCGACTTCGAATCGGTCAGAAAAAGAAACAAGAGTCCTCTCAAGAGTCATTTATTTTCTGCGATGAACAATCTTCAGGCAAAAATGACCCCTCGTATATGTAA
- the inip gene encoding SOSS complex subunit C — MAANPPGPDKNRAAILAELNKEKRRLIQSQSMNNPGASIPLSRPAVNKEFRDQAEQQHIAAQQKAALQHAHAHSSGFFITQDSSFGNLILPVLPRLDPE, encoded by the exons ATGGCCGCAAATCCGCCTGGACCAG ACAAAAACCGGGCTGCTATTCTAGCTGAGCTGAATAAGGAGAAGAGACGCCTGATCCAGAGTCAGTCTATGAATAACCCTGGAGCCAG CATTCCTCTTTCTAGACCGGCAGTAAATAAAGAGTTTAGGGACCAGGCTGAACAGCAGCATATTGCTGCACAAcaaaaagcagctttacag cacgcacatgcacactcGTCCGGATTCTTCATCACTCAGGATTCCTCCTTTGGTAATCTCATATTGCCTGTGTTACCGAGACTTGACCCGGAGTAA
- the LOC130545875 gene encoding uncharacterized protein KIAA1958 isoform X4: protein MKGKTLNMEDCLHTSSDNLAKLVKWAHSHGTICTLIPNLKHMLNEGSHGTLTALWGCSAGHAYHWPVATTCKTGNKERMCYQDSRTINTDSIMQASATIHSTSADRFFSNAGKSKGNSSQGDSSQIHDSCDISNCSEPSEMDDNAEEYNNNLYDIVCESSATDEEDDSNHTPNVAHRKRASKGPGPEDCTDPGLKKIKQERGEDYYSVANSQMPSSSEVNRSVSAITQSPKPNTQTRPSSGSAASHKPVDDDPMGFSSLPLENSPASMIKPLRGPPHVNQNKMHINSNPTSSQSMAALTHSGRIDAMGVLHRDEFPKSSLSYGEASIGVNPEMDLLAGQALGTEARGDNAEHLIPAAQSSEEQFCPSDLSPNSERYFEERKHLEEFITSIDTITLQNLQTVIDRILVFHERTQMPLSNPARLGEQELFPGSGLYLPHYKLASMLQESRQDSMRLFHLLFEHFFSEEDLNGAVAFGKRGKVPDGKKILDRRRVDGIMSYVLRCSTIDGWTPVESSKLKKACINKCRLRIGQKKKQESSQESFIFCDEQSSGKNDPSYM, encoded by the exons GGGAAGACGCTCAACATGGAGGACTGCTTGCACACTTCATCTGATAACCTTGCTAAACTAGTTAAATGGGCCCACAGTCATGGAACTATCTGCACCCTCATCCCCAACCTCAAACACATGCTCAACGAGGGCTCCCACGGCACCCTCACGGCACTGTGGGGATGCAGCGCTGGCCACGCCTACCACTGGCCAGTGGCTACCACCTGCAAAACAGGAAACAAGGAACGGATGTGTTACCAAGACAGTCGGACCATCAATACGGACAGTATTATGCAGGCGTCCGCCACCATCCACAGCACCTCGGCAGATCGCTTCTTCAGCAATGCCGGAAAAAGCAAAGGCAATTCCAGTCAAGGGGACTCGAGTCAGATCCACGACTCTTGTGACATCTCCAACTGCAGCGAACCTTCGGAGATGGACGACAACGCCGAGGAGTACAATAACAACCTGTACGACATCGTCTGCGAGTCCTCGGCTACCGATGAGGAAGATGACTCGAACCACACCCCGAACGTTGCGCACAGGAAAAGAGCCAGCAAAGGTCCCGGACCCGAGGATTGCACTGATCCAGGGTTGAAAAAGATCAAACAAGAAAGGGGTGAAGACTATTACAGCGTGGCCAATTCGCAGATGCCAAGCAGCTCAGAGGTGAACCGGTCAGTTAGTGCTATCACCCAGTCACCCAAACCAAACACCCAAACCAGACCGTCATCAGGGTCTGCTGCGTCCCACAAACCTGTGGATGATGACCCCATGGGGTTCTCGTCATTACCGCTGGAGAACTCTCCGGCGTCTATGATCAAACCCTTGCGAGGTCCTCCGCACGTTAACCAGAATAAAATGCACATTAACTCGAACCCAACATCCAGTCAAAGTATGGCAGCTTTAACCCACTCTGGACGAATTGACGCTATGGGGGTCCTACACAGGGATGAATTTCCAAAGTCTTCGTTGTCTTATGGAGAAGCTTCGATTGGCGTGAACCCAGAGATGGATCTTCTGGCAGGGCAGGCACTTGGTACAGAAGCTAGAGGAGACAATGCAG AACATCTGATCCCAGCCGCACAAAGCTCAGAAGAGCAGTTCTGCCCATCAGATCTCAGTCCAAACAGTGAGAGGTATTTCGAAGAAAGGAAACATCTGGAAGAGTTTATAACGAGCATCG ATACTATAACCCTACAGAACCTGCAGACAGTCATTGACCGAATCCTCGTGTTTCACGAGAGGACGCAGATGCCTCTGTCTAACCCGGCCAGACTGGGCGAGCAGGAGCTGTTTCCAGGAAGTGGACTGTACCTGCCGCACTACAAACTGGCGTCCATGCTGCAGGAGTCCCGGCAGGACAGTATGAGACTCTTTCATCTGCTGTTTGAGCATTTCTTCAGCGAGGAGGACCTTAATGGTGCCGTCGCTTTCGGCAAGAGGGGAAAAGTACCCGACGGCAAAAAGATCCTGGACAGAAGAAGAGTGGATGGCATTATGT CATATGTTCTTCGTTGCTCTACTATAGATGGATGGACACCTGTGGAATCATCTAAGCTGAAGAAGGCCTGCATTAACAAATGTCGACTTCGAATCGGTCAGAAAAAGAAACAAGAGTCCTCTCAAGAGTCATTTATTTTCTGCGATGAACAATCTTCAGGCAAAAATGACCCCTCGTATATGTAA
- the LOC130545875 gene encoding uncharacterized protein LOC130545875 isoform X2 gives MKGKTLNMEDCLHTSSDNLAKLVKWAHSHGTICTLIPNLKHMLNEGSHGTLTALWGCSAGHAYHWPVATTCKTGNKERMCYQDSRTINTDSIMQASATIHSTSADRFFSNAGKSKGNSSQGDSSQIHDSCDISNCSEPSEMDDNAEEYNNNLYDIVCESSATDEEDDSNHTPNVAHRKRASKGPGPEDCTDPGLKKIKQERGEDYYSVANSQMPSSSEVNRSVSAITQSPKPNTQTRPSSGSAASHKPVDDDPMGFSSLPLENSPASMIKPLRGPPHVNQNKMHINSNPTSSQSMAALTHSGRIDAMGVLHRDEFPKSSLSYGEASIGVNPEMDLLAGQALGTEARGDNAVPPAVYEIEKLKALLQAERSKSELMVETIGSLRQDKELLQQELAKKAELICDFLQDQLRPDKRRTQSSSQIEAGGSHQMFGSVSDEGAAFESPALFDSFEEVELLPTERQRTIKISAKRSRDGENTRVRMKNVVGVIARYMAALQEFRRSVSMKVAFDRVGVDRNTISRTAAIAELSLAAPEVFHALPPWDEKEETLAHYAVRCRQAMDDGIKAKIKNMKAKGELLPIVSK, from the exons GGGAAGACGCTCAACATGGAGGACTGCTTGCACACTTCATCTGATAACCTTGCTAAACTAGTTAAATGGGCCCACAGTCATGGAACTATCTGCACCCTCATCCCCAACCTCAAACACATGCTCAACGAGGGCTCCCACGGCACCCTCACGGCACTGTGGGGATGCAGCGCTGGCCACGCCTACCACTGGCCAGTGGCTACCACCTGCAAAACAGGAAACAAGGAACGGATGTGTTACCAAGACAGTCGGACCATCAATACGGACAGTATTATGCAGGCGTCCGCCACCATCCACAGCACCTCGGCAGATCGCTTCTTCAGCAATGCCGGAAAAAGCAAAGGCAATTCCAGTCAAGGGGACTCGAGTCAGATCCACGACTCTTGTGACATCTCCAACTGCAGCGAACCTTCGGAGATGGACGACAACGCCGAGGAGTACAATAACAACCTGTACGACATCGTCTGCGAGTCCTCGGCTACCGATGAGGAAGATGACTCGAACCACACCCCGAACGTTGCGCACAGGAAAAGAGCCAGCAAAGGTCCCGGACCCGAGGATTGCACTGATCCAGGGTTGAAAAAGATCAAACAAGAAAGGGGTGAAGACTATTACAGCGTGGCCAATTCGCAGATGCCAAGCAGCTCAGAGGTGAACCGGTCAGTTAGTGCTATCACCCAGTCACCCAAACCAAACACCCAAACCAGACCGTCATCAGGGTCTGCTGCGTCCCACAAACCTGTGGATGATGACCCCATGGGGTTCTCGTCATTACCGCTGGAGAACTCTCCGGCGTCTATGATCAAACCCTTGCGAGGTCCTCCGCACGTTAACCAGAATAAAATGCACATTAACTCGAACCCAACATCCAGTCAAAGTATGGCAGCTTTAACCCACTCTGGACGAATTGACGCTATGGGGGTCCTACACAGGGATGAATTTCCAAAGTCTTCGTTGTCTTATGGAGAAGCTTCGATTGGCGTGAACCCAGAGATGGATCTTCTGGCAGGGCAGGCACTTGGTACAGAAGCTAGAGGAGACAATGCAG TTCCTCCAGCTGTGTATGAAATAGAGAAGCTGAAAGCTCTGCTGCAGGCTGAGAGAAGCAAAAGTGAGTTGATGGTTGAAACCATCGGCAGCCTGAGGCAGGACAAAGAACTTCTGCAGCAGGAACTCGCCAAGAAGGCTGAGCTTATCTGTGACTTCCTGCAAGACCAACTACGGCCAG ATAAGAGAAGGACCCAATCCTCAAGTCAGATAGAAGCGGGTGGCTCTCATCAGATGTTCGGCTCCGTTTCTGATGAGGGAGCTGCGTTTGAATCTCCGGCGCTCTTCGACTCCTTCGAGGAGGTGGAGCTACTTCCGACGGAGAGGCAGAGGACCATCAAGATTTCAGCAAAGAGAAGCAGAGATGGTGAAAACACACGTGTCCGAA tgaaaAACGTTGTCGGCGTGATCGCTCGATACATGGCTGCACTACAAGAATTCCGCCGTAGCGTCTCCATGAAAGTGGCTTTCGACCGAGTCGGTGTTGACCGCAACACCATTTCCAGGACAGCAGCCATCGCGGAACTCAGCCTGGCGGCCCCTGAAGTCTTCCACGCTCTTCCGCCGTGGGACGAGAAGGAGGAAACGTTGGCTCATTACGCTGTGAGATGTCGACAGGCTATGGATGATGGCATCAAAGCCAAGATTAAAAACATGAAAGCGAAGGGAGAACTACTACCAATCGTCAGCAAATAA
- the LOC130545875 gene encoding uncharacterized protein KIAA1958 isoform X1, translating to MKGKTLNMEDCLHTSSDNLAKLVKWAHSHGTICTLIPNLKHMLNEGSHGTLTALWGCSAGHAYHWPVATTCKTGNKERMCYQDSRTINTDSIMQASATIHSTSADRFFSNAGKSKGNSSQGDSSQIHDSCDISNCSEPSEMDDNAEEYNNNLYDIVCESSATDEEDDSNHTPNVAHRKRASKGPGPEDCTDPGLKKIKQERGEDYYSVANSQMPSSSEVNRSVSAITQSPKPNTQTRPSSGSAASHKPVDDDPMGFSSLPLENSPASMIKPLRGPPHVNQNKMHINSNPTSSQSMAALTHSGRIDAMGVLHRDEFPKSSLSYGEASIGVNPEMDLLAGQALGTEARGDNAEMDERDYREQNEKTIRSTQTALRNFQDFLFSKYPTETREIYCIPCQELDIYLASFFVDARQRDGSEYEPNSLANYQCGLERYLKEHRYAYSITKDREFQRSQDALKQKQLELKFKGKGNKPHNSMKLTLADEMLLRKRGLLSRFNPEGLLNLVWLNNTKAFGQCTGFHSSTLKWGDVRLLNTETGLEYLEWTYQDFSDLNARIRRSMTESRIYATPHAPQTCPVQDYKEYAQRRPQLMLFEDAPFYLSIKPGVNLAALHWYNCQALGKNKLAKMVKTMCEKANIPGRKTNFSVYQSCSSLSEAQSNQLVLICNDLRQQAVQSGSSHAGGTNFVIAGSFDSTDSA from the exons GGGAAGACGCTCAACATGGAGGACTGCTTGCACACTTCATCTGATAACCTTGCTAAACTAGTTAAATGGGCCCACAGTCATGGAACTATCTGCACCCTCATCCCCAACCTCAAACACATGCTCAACGAGGGCTCCCACGGCACCCTCACGGCACTGTGGGGATGCAGCGCTGGCCACGCCTACCACTGGCCAGTGGCTACCACCTGCAAAACAGGAAACAAGGAACGGATGTGTTACCAAGACAGTCGGACCATCAATACGGACAGTATTATGCAGGCGTCCGCCACCATCCACAGCACCTCGGCAGATCGCTTCTTCAGCAATGCCGGAAAAAGCAAAGGCAATTCCAGTCAAGGGGACTCGAGTCAGATCCACGACTCTTGTGACATCTCCAACTGCAGCGAACCTTCGGAGATGGACGACAACGCCGAGGAGTACAATAACAACCTGTACGACATCGTCTGCGAGTCCTCGGCTACCGATGAGGAAGATGACTCGAACCACACCCCGAACGTTGCGCACAGGAAAAGAGCCAGCAAAGGTCCCGGACCCGAGGATTGCACTGATCCAGGGTTGAAAAAGATCAAACAAGAAAGGGGTGAAGACTATTACAGCGTGGCCAATTCGCAGATGCCAAGCAGCTCAGAGGTGAACCGGTCAGTTAGTGCTATCACCCAGTCACCCAAACCAAACACCCAAACCAGACCGTCATCAGGGTCTGCTGCGTCCCACAAACCTGTGGATGATGACCCCATGGGGTTCTCGTCATTACCGCTGGAGAACTCTCCGGCGTCTATGATCAAACCCTTGCGAGGTCCTCCGCACGTTAACCAGAATAAAATGCACATTAACTCGAACCCAACATCCAGTCAAAGTATGGCAGCTTTAACCCACTCTGGACGAATTGACGCTATGGGGGTCCTACACAGGGATGAATTTCCAAAGTCTTCGTTGTCTTATGGAGAAGCTTCGATTGGCGTGAACCCAGAGATGGATCTTCTGGCAGGGCAGGCACTTGGTACAGAAGCTAGAGGAGACAATGCAG AGATGGACGAGAGAGACTACAGAGAACAGAATGAGAAGACCATTCGCAGCACCCAAACAGCCCTACGCAACTTTCAAGACTTCCTGTTTTCCAAATACCCGACGGAAACCAGAGAGATATATTGCATTCCGTGTCAAGAGCTGGACATCTACCTGGCCTCCTTCTTCGTGGATGCGCGGCAAAGGGATGGCTCTGAATACGAGCCCAACAGCCTTGCGAACTATCAGTGTGGCCTTGAGCGCTACCTGAAGGAGCATCGCTACGCTTACAGTATTACAAAAGACAGAGAGTTCCAAAGGTCCCAGGACGCCCTCAAGCAAAAGCAGCTGGAGCTGAAGTTCAAAGGTAAAGGCAACAAACCCCACAATTCAATGAAGCTGACGCTTGCTGACGAGATGCTCCTGAGGAAACGGGGTCTCCTGAGTCGCTTCAATCCCGAGGGATTGCTTAACCTTGTGTGGCTCAACAACACCAAGGCTTTCGGGCAATGTACGGGCTTTCACAGCTCCACGCTGAAGTGGGGTGATGTACGCTTGCTCAACACAGAAACAGGATTGGAGTATCTAGAATGGACCTATCAGGATTTTAGCGACCTCAACGCCAGAATCAGGAGGTCCATGACGGAGTCCCGCATCTACGCTACCCCGCATGCTCCTCAAACCTGTCCTGTGCAGGACTACAAGGAGTACGCCCAGCGCAGACCTCAACTGATGCTCTTCGAAGATGCACCCTTTTACTTGTCGATCAAGCCTGGGGTGAACCTCGCCGCTCTCCACTGGTACAACTGTCAAGCTCTGGGAAAGAACAAGTTGGCGAAGATGGTCAAGACCATGTGTGAGAAAGCCAACATTCCAGGTCGAAAGACTAATTTCAGCGTTTATCAGAGTTGTAGTTCTTTGTCTGAGGCTCAGAGCAATCAGTTAGTCCTGATCTGCAATGACCTCAGACAGCAAGCCGTCCAATCAGGAAGCTCCCATGCTGGCGGTACCAACTTTGTCATCGCTGGTTCTTTTGACTCTACTGACTCTGCTTAG